From Mycobacterium cookii:
CGATCTTCGCGGCGTGGAACACCGGTGACCGGCTGGATTTTCGCGGCGACTACTACCGGCACACCCTGATGACGCCGACGTTCAACCCCGGCCCCAATCCGTATGGGCCGCCGCCGATCTACGTCGGCGCGCTGGGACCGCGGCTGACCCGGGCCGTCGCCGAGCACGCCGACGGTTTGCTGGTGATGCCGTTCGGCAGCAAGCGATTTCTGCACGAGCACACCATGCCAATGGTGCGGCTCGGCGCCGCGGGCCGCGACGGCTTCACGGTGCTGCCCGAGATCATCGTGTCGGCGGGTGAAACCGACGCCGAACGCGAGCAGGCCGACGCGCGGACGCGTGCGCTGCTGGCGTTCTACGGATCGACGCCTGCCTACCGGCCGGTGCTGGCCGCGCACGGCTGGCAGGATCTGCAGCCGGAACTGAACGCGCTGTCCAAGCAGGGCCGCTGGGACGACATGGGCGGGCTCATCACCGACGAGATCCTGCACACCATCGCCGCGTGCGGCACCCCGGCCGACGTCGCACGGCACATCCGCGA
This genomic window contains:
- a CDS encoding TIGR03617 family F420-dependent LLM class oxidoreductase is translated as MKVFTALYGLNDAAERARELRDAGASGVATFEGPHDVFAPLTLAATVPDLNLMTNVAIAFPRNPIHLAHQANDHQLLSSGRFILGLGTQIRTQIEKRFGAQFDKPVARMTELIAALRAIFAAWNTGDRLDFRGDYYRHTLMTPTFNPGPNPYGPPPIYVGALGPRLTRAVAEHADGLLVMPFGSKRFLHEHTMPMVRLGAAGRDGFTVLPEIIVSAGETDAEREQADARTRALLAFYGSTPAYRPVLAAHGWQDLQPELNALSKQGRWDDMGGLITDEILHTIAACGTPADVARHIRDRVDGIADTVCLYQAAPLSLETLAAIVDELR